One genomic segment of Mycolicibacterium gilvum includes these proteins:
- a CDS encoding IS3 family transposase (programmed frameshift) — protein sequence MPNKYDDEFKARAVRLVADHAEEYDTRTACITAVAKRLGVSYESLRRWVNQVEVDTGQRDGVPTDIARENKELKRKNRELEETIEILKAATKFLRAGERPATPLICAFIAEHRARFGVAPICRVLTEHGCQIAPRTFYAWLTRPPSARALWDTVITEVLAGFYEPDEHGRRKPESLYGATKMWAHLQRQGIAVARCTVERLMRTNGWRGVTRRKKVRTTVSDPAADRAADLVKRQFRVPAPNVLLVADFTYVRLSNGMFVYTAFAIDAYAGRIVGWTCSASKEDRFVRRAIRHAAHLRSGEGNPLLGNTIHHSDAGSQYTSVRFGETLALSGLVASIGTVGDAFDNALAETTIGLYKTEAVRDDSPFRRGPLHRLTDVELLTAEWVHWYNTDRLMHRLGRIPPIEYETVYYATNTAPSEAAHQ from the exons ATGCCGAACAAGTACGACGACGAGTTCAAGGCCCGCGCGGTACGGCTGGTGGCCGACCATGCCGAGGAGTACGACACCCGCACCGCCTGCATCACCGCGGTAGCCAAGCGGTTGGGGGTGTCCTACGAATCTTTGCGCCGGTGGGTCAACCAGGTCGAGGTGGACACCGGCCAGCGGGATGGAGTGCCCACCGATATCGCGCGGGAGAACAAGGAGCTCAAGCGCAAGAATCGTGAGCTTGAGGAAACCATCGAAATCCTCAAGGCGGCAACAA AGTTTCTTCGTGCGGGAGAGCGACCCGCGACACCGTTGATTTGTGCGTTCATCGCCGAGCATCGTGCTCGGTTCGGGGTCGCTCCGATCTGCCGCGTGCTCACTGAGCACGGGTGCCAGATCGCCCCGAGGACCTTCTACGCCTGGCTGACCCGCCCCCCATCCGCTCGGGCGCTGTGGGACACCGTGATCACCGAGGTGCTGGCCGGCTTCTACGAGCCAGACGAGCACGGTCGGCGCAAGCCCGAGTCGCTGTATGGCGCCACCAAGATGTGGGCTCACTTGCAACGCCAGGGCATCGCGGTGGCCCGCTGCACCGTGGAGCGTCTCATGCGGACCAACGGCTGGCGTGGAGTTACTCGCCGCAAGAAGGTCCGCACCACCGTCTCGGATCCGGCCGCCGACCGGGCTGCCGATCTGGTGAAGCGCCAGTTCCGGGTGCCGGCCCCCAACGTGCTGCTGGTGGCGGACTTCACCTACGTACGGCTGTCCAACGGGATGTTCGTGTACACCGCATTCGCCATCGACGCCTACGCGGGCCGGATTGTGGGATGGACCTGCTCGGCCAGCAAGGAAGACCGGTTCGTGCGCCGAGCGATCCGCCATGCCGCACACCTCCGAAGCGGCGAGGGTAATCCATTGTTGGGCAATACTATTCACCACAGCGACGCGGGCTCTCAATACACGTCTGTGCGGTTCGGGGAAACCCTGGCTCTGTCCGGGCTTGTGGCCTCGATCGGCACGGTCGGGGATGCCTTCGATAACGCTTTGGCCGAAACGACCATAGGGCTGTACAAGACCGAAGCAGTCCGCGACGACTCACCATTCCGGCGGGGTCCCTTGCACCGTCTGACCGATGTCGAACTGCTCACCGCCGAGTGGGTGCACTGGTACAACACCGACCGGCTCATGCACCGCCTGGGCCGCATCCCACCCATCGAGTACGAGACCGTCTACTACGCTACAAACACAGCCCCATCAGAGGCTGCGCACCAGTAA
- a CDS encoding IS1380 family transposase, with amino-acid sequence MQVSHRFAASSAVFDDEHLVSCAGLVPVMALATQTGLPDLLADKISIPAPKIKSGSANPAPKLATVIAGMCAGADSIDDLDVVRSGGMETLFDGVYAPSTIGTLLREFTFGHARQLESVLREHLAALCQRVDVLPGAETQVFIDIDSLLRPVYGHAKQGASYGHTKIAGKQVLRKGLSPLATTISTPGAAPVIAGMRLRAGRTGSGKGAGRMVAQAITTARAAGASGAILVRGDSSYGNRSVVGACRRHGAQFSLVMTRNAAIDRAINAIDEAAWTPVKYPGAVRDPDTGEWISDAEVAEIGYTAFASTKERFTARLVVRRVKDARFRDALFPTWRYHPFFTNTDLPTVDADITHRQHAIIETVFADLIDGPLAHMPSGRFGANSAWVLCAAIAHNLLRAAGVLAGGTHAVARGATLRRKIVTIPARLARPQRRPVLHLPSHWPWAQHWLRLWRSVIGHSPPKFATT; translated from the coding sequence GTGCAAGTGTCCCATAGGTTCGCGGCGTCGTCGGCGGTCTTCGACGATGAGCATCTCGTGTCGTGCGCAGGGCTGGTGCCAGTGATGGCGCTGGCCACCCAGACTGGACTGCCAGATCTGTTGGCCGACAAGATCTCCATCCCCGCACCGAAGATCAAGTCGGGATCGGCCAACCCGGCACCGAAGCTGGCCACGGTGATCGCCGGGATGTGCGCTGGCGCCGACAGCATCGATGACCTCGACGTCGTGCGCTCGGGTGGTATGGAAACACTGTTCGACGGTGTGTACGCACCATCGACCATCGGAACTTTGTTGCGGGAGTTCACCTTCGGACACGCACGCCAACTCGAATCAGTGCTGCGCGAGCATCTGGCTGCACTCTGCCAGCGGGTCGATGTGCTGCCCGGCGCCGAGACCCAGGTGTTCATCGACATCGACTCACTGCTGCGACCGGTTTATGGTCACGCCAAACAGGGCGCCTCATACGGACACACCAAGATCGCCGGCAAGCAGGTCCTACGCAAGGGTCTGTCACCGTTGGCCACCACCATCAGCACCCCTGGTGCGGCACCGGTGATCGCCGGGATGCGCCTGCGGGCCGGCAGGACCGGCTCCGGTAAAGGAGCCGGCCGGATGGTCGCCCAGGCCATCACCACCGCTCGCGCGGCCGGGGCCAGCGGTGCGATCCTGGTGCGCGGTGATTCGTCCTACGGCAACCGCTCTGTCGTCGGCGCCTGCCGACGACATGGTGCGCAGTTCTCGCTGGTGATGACCCGCAACGCTGCAATCGACCGGGCCATCAATGCCATCGACGAAGCCGCGTGGACGCCGGTGAAATATCCGGGCGCGGTGCGTGATCCCGACACCGGCGAGTGGATCTCTGATGCCGAAGTCGCTGAAATCGGCTACACCGCGTTCGCATCCACCAAAGAGCGGTTCACCGCTCGCCTGGTGGTGCGTCGGGTCAAAGACGCCCGCTTCCGCGACGCCTTGTTCCCGACGTGGCGGTATCACCCGTTCTTCACCAACACCGACCTACCGACCGTCGACGCCGACATCACTCACCGCCAGCACGCGATCATCGAAACCGTGTTCGCCGACCTGATCGACGGACCGCTGGCCCACATGCCCTCTGGACGATTCGGGGCGAACTCCGCCTGGGTGCTCTGCGCGGCCATCGCTCACAATCTGTTGCGCGCTGCCGGCGTCTTGGCCGGCGGCACTCATGCGGTGGCCCGCGGCGCTACGTTGCGCCGCAAGATCGTCACCATCCCGGCGCGACTGGCCCGGCCCCAACGCCGACCCGTCCTGCACCTACCCAGCCACTGGCCTTGGGCGCAGCACTGGCTGCGACTGTGGCGCAGCGTCATCGGCCATAGCCCACCAAAATTCGCTACCACCTGA
- a CDS encoding HAD-IC family P-type ATPase: MNRRSPTPSSKASPRTNSRRWWRRWRRNLNILLAAAIARYATEQGATSLPLNNFRSVPGHEATADVAGHVVAVGNRKLMIEQGAEIMDRRDELASSGRTAVLVAVDGRGVGVNRASRRGPTNISCAVAALHDIGAQVVMLSGDNEATARRIASQLGIDTIIADVLPEDKAAQIAELQRDGRKVAMVGDGVNDAPALAQADLGVAIGAGTDVAIETADLVLMRSDPLDVPIALRIGRGHSAKDATKPWVGSRLQRHRDPYCRGSVSACIRARLAPRDRRFVQLDRRCQRPLGSG, translated from the coding sequence GTGAACCGGAGGTCACCGACGCCGTCGTCGAAGGCATCGCCGAGGACGAACTCCCGGCGCTGGTGGCGGCGGTGGAGACGGAATCTGAACATTTTACTGGCAGCGGCGATCGCGCGCTATGCCACCGAGCAAGGCGCTACGTCACTGCCGCTCAACAATTTTCGAAGCGTGCCCGGACATGAAGCCACCGCTGACGTGGCCGGACACGTGGTCGCCGTCGGCAATCGCAAGCTCATGATCGAGCAAGGCGCCGAGATAATGGACCGACGTGACGAACTGGCATCCAGCGGCCGCACCGCCGTACTGGTCGCAGTGGACGGTCGCGGTGTCGGGGTTAATCGCGCTAGCAGACGCGGCCCGACCAACATCAGCTGCGCGGTCGCCGCTCTCCACGACATCGGAGCACAGGTCGTCATGCTCAGCGGTGACAACGAGGCGACCGCCAGACGGATCGCTTCGCAACTGGGTATCGACACGATCATCGCCGACGTGCTGCCTGAGGACAAAGCCGCCCAAATCGCCGAACTACAGCGAGACGGTCGAAAGGTCGCCATGGTCGGTGACGGAGTCAACGACGCACCTGCCCTGGCTCAAGCCGATCTCGGTGTGGCGATTGGTGCCGGCACCGATGTCGCCATCGAGACTGCCGACCTGGTGCTCATGCGCTCCGATCCGCTCGATGTACCCATCGCCCTTCGTATCGGCCGCGGGCACTCTGCGAAAGATGCGACAAAACCTTGGGTAGGCAGTCGGCTACAACGTCATCGCGATCCCTATTGCCGCGGGAGCGTTTCAGCCTGCATTCGGGCTCGTCTTGCGCCCAGAGATCGCCGCTTTGTCCAGCTTGATCGTCGCTGTCAACGCCCTCTTGGTAGCGGCTGA
- a CDS encoding SHOCT domain-containing protein produces MMIWYGDGMGWWGYAAMGIGMVLFWALLVGGIVLLIKLAAGDATQPIRPPLSAEQLLAARFAGGEITEAEYHDRLQVLRGAPRTTP; encoded by the coding sequence GTGATGATTTGGTACGGCGACGGCATGGGATGGTGGGGATACGCCGCCATGGGCATCGGAATGGTGCTGTTCTGGGCGTTGCTGGTCGGCGGGATCGTACTACTGATCAAACTCGCCGCCGGCGACGCGACCCAGCCAATCCGACCTCCACTCTCCGCCGAACAACTTCTTGCCGCACGATTCGCCGGCGGCGAGATCACCGAAGCGGAGTACCACGACCGCCTGCAGGTTCTGCGGGGCGCCCCTCGAACAACACCATAG
- a CDS encoding pyridoxamine 5'-phosphate oxidase family protein: MIIKDSGFDEIDRAVRRRTFGTLSTMDRRGAPHATAVIYAVSPPDQPLTLFVTTRSTTAKVHHIRKHPEVAFVIPVPHRLPVFPPSAVQFQGLATILEANDTAAIGAFQKSWFHRRILAAEQRIVRSSPGTWCTTSSCDSSR, from the coding sequence GTGATCATCAAAGACAGCGGCTTCGACGAAATCGACCGGGCCGTCCGACGACGCACCTTCGGCACGTTATCGACAATGGACCGACGGGGAGCACCTCACGCCACCGCCGTGATCTACGCCGTGTCACCGCCCGATCAGCCGTTGACGCTCTTCGTCACCACCAGAAGCACCACAGCCAAAGTGCACCACATCCGCAAGCATCCGGAAGTGGCGTTCGTCATCCCAGTGCCTCACCGGCTACCCGTGTTCCCACCGAGCGCCGTCCAATTTCAGGGTTTAGCAACGATATTGGAGGCTAACGACACCGCTGCAATCGGCGCCTTTCAAAAATCATGGTTCCATCGTCGGATCCTTGCTGCAGAACAGCGCATAGTCAGGTCAAGTCCAGGGACGTGGTGTACGACGTCGTCGTGTGATTCTTCGAGGTGA
- a CDS encoding IS3 family transposase (programmed frameshift), with translation MGRVSKYPEELRERAVRMVAEVRPQYPSQWAAITAVAGMLGIGTPETLRTWIRRAEVDTGQRPGVTSQVAEENKALRKEIAELRRANEILKAAANFLRGRARPARETVIRFIAEHKDHQVAGPDGGAGLRWGVEPMCAVLSQHGVSISPSTYYEWIAKTPTQRQVRDAELVEIITTAREDRKTGKFVQTLGSRKLWIWLRGQGHDVARCTVERIMRKNGWEGARYGSKHKTTIADDSHVRYPDLVDRRFYAPSPNRLWVADFTYVPTWTGFVYVAFVIDAYSRRILGWRAARSMTTDLVLDAVEHAFFTRAQDGTTSLHGLIAHSDAGSQYTSVAFTQRLIDEGVDPSVGSVGDALDNALAETTVGSFKNELIRRQGPWRDVNQVELATAEWVLWFNTERPHEYLDDFTPEAAEKLYYDHRRTPPKAG, from the exons ATGGGACGTGTCAGCAAGTACCCCGAGGAGCTGCGTGAGCGCGCGGTGCGCATGGTCGCTGAGGTGCGCCCGCAGTACCCGTCGCAGTGGGCGGCGATCACCGCGGTCGCGGGCATGTTGGGGATCGGCACACCCGAGACGTTGCGGACCTGGATCCGCCGCGCGGAAGTCGACACCGGCCAGCGCCCGGGGGTGACCTCTCAGGTGGCCGAGGAGAACAAGGCGCTGCGCAAAGAGATCGCCGAGCTGCGTCGGGCCAATGAGATCTTGAAAGCAGCGGCGA ATTTTCTTCGGGGCCGAGCTCGACCGGCCCGGGAGACGGTGATCCGGTTCATCGCCGAACACAAGGACCATCAGGTGGCCGGCCCCGACGGTGGGGCCGGGTTGCGCTGGGGTGTCGAGCCCATGTGCGCCGTGCTCTCGCAGCACGGTGTGTCGATCAGTCCGTCGACCTATTACGAGTGGATCGCCAAGACTCCGACGCAACGGCAGGTGCGTGATGCCGAGTTGGTCGAGATCATCACCACGGCCAGGGAAGACAGAAAGACCGGCAAGTTCGTTCAGACGCTCGGGTCACGCAAGTTGTGGATCTGGCTTCGCGGCCAGGGCCACGACGTCGCCCGCTGCACAGTGGAGCGGATCATGCGCAAAAACGGTTGGGAGGGTGCACGGTACGGATCCAAGCACAAGACCACCATCGCCGATGACAGTCACGTGCGCTACCCCGACCTGGTGGACCGACGCTTCTACGCCCCGTCGCCAAATCGATTGTGGGTAGCCGACTTTACCTATGTACCGACGTGGACGGGGTTCGTCTACGTGGCGTTCGTCATCGACGCATACAGTCGCCGGATCCTGGGGTGGCGGGCCGCCCGATCGATGACCACCGACCTGGTCCTCGACGCCGTCGAGCATGCCTTCTTCACCCGCGCCCAGGACGGCACCACCAGCCTGCACGGGTTGATTGCTCACAGCGACGCGGGCAGCCAGTACACGTCGGTGGCGTTCACCCAGCGGCTCATCGACGAAGGTGTGGATCCCTCGGTCGGATCGGTCGGCGACGCCCTGGACAACGCGCTGGCCGAGACCACGGTCGGGTCGTTCAAGAACGAACTCATCCGCCGGCAAGGCCCGTGGCGTGACGTCAACCAGGTCGAGCTGGCGACCGCCGAGTGGGTCCTCTGGTTCAACACCGAACGCCCGCACGAGTACCTCGACGACTTCACCCCCGAAGCCGCCGAGAAGCTCTACTACGATCACAGACGCACCCCACCAAAGGCAGGGTAA
- a CDS encoding DUF305 domain-containing protein — MKSIHTVVAGVAAVGALFAVGACSNTATEQSGPSTPAASTSMPAGAQAHNNADAMFAQHMIPHHQQAIEMSDIILGKQGIDPRVTDLAKQIKDAQMPEIEQLKGWLSAWGMPTTMPRMDMPGSSNMPGMPSHSMPSASGTPGDGGGAHHGDMPGSSSMPDNSMMPGGSMSPGANSMPGMGMMSQADMDRLKNAQGVEASKLFLTQMIAHHQGAIDMAQNEVENGQYQAAVEMAKCRLP; from the coding sequence ATGAAATCGATCCACACAGTGGTGGCGGGGGTGGCCGCCGTGGGTGCACTTTTCGCTGTCGGGGCCTGTAGCAACACCGCCACTGAACAATCGGGGCCTTCGACGCCCGCAGCCTCCACCTCGATGCCCGCCGGGGCTCAAGCACACAACAACGCCGATGCGATGTTCGCCCAGCACATGATTCCGCATCATCAGCAGGCCATCGAGATGAGCGACATAATCCTCGGCAAGCAAGGCATTGACCCGCGGGTCACCGACCTTGCCAAGCAAATCAAGGACGCTCAAATGCCCGAAATCGAACAACTCAAGGGCTGGCTTAGTGCCTGGGGGATGCCCACCACGATGCCCCGGATGGACATGCCTGGCTCCAGCAACATGCCTGGGATGCCAAGTCATTCGATGCCCAGCGCTAGCGGGACGCCCGGTGACGGCGGTGGAGCCCATCACGGTGACATGCCCGGTTCCAGCAGCATGCCCGACAACTCGATGATGCCTGGCGGGTCGATGTCGCCCGGCGCAAACAGCATGCCGGGTATGGGAATGATGTCGCAGGCCGATATGGACCGCCTGAAGAACGCGCAAGGCGTAGAAGCCAGCAAATTGTTTCTCACACAAATGATCGCCCATCACCAGGGCGCGATCGATATGGCGCAGAACGAGGTCGAGAACGGCCAGTACCAGGCGGCGGTGGAGATGGCCAAGTGTCGCCTGCCATGA
- the istA gene encoding IS21 family transposase: protein MAFREVSVNEIREVLRVWLGVAGLPAPGYRTIAAHCGVDRKTVRRYVEAAHAAGLRRGDDAGAIDDGLIGMVAEAVRPVRPDGHGAAWEQLLGFEDQITKWVAGSGEQRPLTVTKIHTLLGRQGCVVPYRTLHRFASQRCGFGRKDLTVRVADGDPGVECQVDFGYLGMLTDVDDGRRRKVHALIFTAVYSRHMFVWLSYSQTLAAVIAGCEAAWEFFGGVFAVLIPDNLKPVIAAADAVNPQFSQGWLDYAGHVGFLTDPARVASPKDKPRVERAVQYVRRNFWDGETFTSLAHAQQAATVWCRDTAGTRTHGTICARPLEVFTAEEQSRLLPVPGVYDVPVFKTVKVHRDFHAEVAKALYSLPECWIGQYLDVRADTELVKFYRRGVLVKVHPRQPAGGRSTDPADLPEHKTGYALRDVTTLIATCAAHGPNVGIYAERILDDRLPWTKMRTVYRLLGLVRRYGADRVEQACALSLDLDVVSVNKIASMLERATETSTPALPKAVRHTATRFARDPSEFSSTPTPLTIITTTVAEENR, encoded by the coding sequence ATGGCTTTTCGGGAGGTCAGTGTGAACGAGATCAGGGAAGTTCTGCGGGTGTGGCTGGGCGTGGCGGGGTTACCGGCGCCGGGGTACCGGACGATCGCCGCGCATTGCGGTGTGGATCGCAAAACGGTGCGCCGTTACGTCGAGGCCGCCCACGCGGCCGGTCTGCGCCGCGGCGACGACGCCGGCGCGATCGACGACGGTCTGATCGGGATGGTCGCCGAAGCGGTGCGCCCGGTTCGCCCCGATGGTCACGGCGCGGCGTGGGAGCAGTTATTGGGGTTCGAGGATCAGATCACCAAGTGGGTGGCCGGCTCTGGTGAGCAGCGGCCGTTGACAGTGACCAAGATCCACACTCTGCTGGGAAGGCAGGGCTGTGTGGTGCCGTATCGGACGTTGCACCGATTCGCCAGCCAGCGTTGCGGTTTCGGCCGCAAAGATCTCACGGTGCGGGTCGCTGATGGTGATCCCGGGGTGGAGTGCCAGGTCGACTTCGGCTATCTGGGGATGCTCACTGACGTCGATGATGGGCGCCGCCGCAAGGTGCATGCGCTGATCTTCACCGCGGTGTACTCCCGGCACATGTTTGTGTGGCTGTCCTACTCGCAGACTCTGGCCGCGGTGATCGCCGGCTGCGAGGCGGCCTGGGAGTTCTTCGGCGGCGTGTTCGCCGTGCTGATCCCCGACAACCTCAAACCGGTGATCGCCGCCGCCGATGCGGTCAACCCGCAGTTCAGCCAGGGCTGGCTGGACTACGCCGGGCATGTCGGGTTCCTGACCGACCCGGCGCGGGTGGCCTCGCCGAAGGACAAGCCGCGAGTGGAACGCGCCGTGCAGTACGTGCGCCGAAACTTCTGGGACGGTGAAACATTCACCAGCCTGGCCCATGCGCAGCAGGCGGCGACGGTGTGGTGTCGTGACACCGCGGGCACCCGCACACACGGCACCATCTGCGCTCGTCCGCTGGAGGTGTTCACCGCCGAGGAACAGTCCCGGCTGTTGCCGGTGCCAGGGGTTTATGACGTGCCGGTGTTCAAGACGGTCAAGGTGCACCGCGATTTCCACGCCGAGGTCGCCAAGGCGCTGTATTCGCTGCCCGAGTGCTGGATCGGTCAGTACCTGGACGTGCGGGCCGACACCGAGTTGGTGAAGTTCTATCGCCGCGGCGTGCTGGTCAAGGTCCATCCTCGCCAGCCGGCCGGTGGGCGCAGCACCGACCCCGCTGATCTGCCCGAACACAAGACCGGCTACGCGCTGCGCGATGTGACGACATTGATCGCCACCTGCGCCGCGCACGGCCCCAACGTCGGGATCTACGCCGAACGCATCCTCGATGACCGGCTGCCCTGGACGAAGATGCGCACCGTCTACCGGCTGCTGGGCCTGGTGCGCCGCTACGGCGCCGACCGGGTCGAACAGGCCTGCGCACTGTCGCTGGATCTTGATGTCGTCTCGGTGAACAAGATCGCCTCCATGCTCGAGCGTGCCACCGAGACCAGCACACCCGCGCTGCCGAAGGCCGTCCGCCACACCGCCACCCGCTTCGCCCGCGATCCATCCGAATTCAGCTCCACCCCAACACCATTGACCATCATCACGACCACCGTTGCCGAGGAGAACCGCTGA
- the istB gene encoding IS21-like element helper ATPase IstB, translated as MTTTARGATDPIGADLLRLLKTLKLGAMADTLPERAALARQHKLSHIGFLETLLADEVSRRESRSAALRATKAGLDPTMRFDTWTAHEDLRYDRTLLGDLTSLRFLDAGQSAIVLGPVGVGKTHLATALGHMAIRRRHTVVFGRADKLFTRLRAARLDHTVDAEIRRLAAVDVLIIDDFALRPLDATETSDFYEIVVERHRAKTTIVTSNREPAEWLTMTADTLLAQSAIDRLTSAAHTLVIEGPSYRQRTRPQLDPDPADEHPQ; from the coding sequence ATGACCACCACCGCCCGTGGCGCCACCGACCCGATCGGCGCTGACCTGCTCCGACTGCTCAAGACCCTCAAACTCGGCGCGATGGCCGACACCCTGCCCGAACGCGCCGCTCTGGCCCGCCAACACAAACTCAGTCACATCGGGTTCCTGGAAACGCTGCTGGCCGACGAGGTCTCCCGACGCGAATCCCGCTCCGCCGCGTTGCGGGCGACCAAAGCCGGACTCGACCCCACCATGCGGTTTGATACCTGGACCGCACACGAGGACCTGCGCTATGACCGCACCCTGCTGGGGGATCTGACCTCACTGCGGTTCCTCGACGCCGGCCAGTCCGCGATCGTCCTCGGGCCCGTTGGTGTTGGCAAGACGCATCTGGCAACAGCATTGGGACACATGGCCATTCGACGCAGACACACCGTAGTCTTCGGCCGGGCCGACAAACTGTTCACCCGACTGCGCGCCGCAAGGCTCGACCACACCGTCGACGCCGAGATCCGCCGCCTGGCCGCCGTCGACGTCCTCATCATCGACGACTTCGCGCTACGCCCGCTCGACGCCACCGAAACCAGCGACTTCTACGAAATCGTCGTCGAGCGCCACCGCGCCAAGACCACCATCGTGACGTCGAACCGCGAGCCCGCTGAATGGCTGACCATGACCGCCGACACCCTGCTGGCTCAATCAGCCATCGACCGGCTGACCTCCGCCGCGCACACCCTGGTCATCGAAGGACCGTCCTACCGCCAACGGACCCGGCCCCAGCTTGACCCAGACCCCGCCGACGAGCATCCTCAGTAA
- a CDS encoding metal-sensitive transcriptional regulator, with protein MDTTAPGYLQSKDGYLQRLRRIEGQVRGVARMIEEDAYCVDILTQISAATKALQSVALMLLDEHLNHCVSHAVQEGGDAAQQRLTDASAAIARLVRS; from the coding sequence GTGGACACGACGGCGCCCGGTTACCTGCAGTCCAAAGACGGCTATTTGCAGCGGTTGCGCCGCATAGAGGGTCAGGTGCGCGGTGTGGCGAGGATGATCGAGGAAGACGCCTACTGCGTTGACATACTCACCCAGATCTCGGCTGCCACCAAGGCGCTGCAATCGGTGGCGTTGATGCTGCTCGACGAACATCTGAACCACTGCGTCAGCCACGCCGTCCAGGAAGGCGGCGATGCGGCCCAGCAGCGGCTCACCGACGCTTCCGCGGCCATCGCCCGTCTCGTGCGCTCATGA
- a CDS encoding heavy-metal-associated domain-containing protein encodes MSTTTASYPVTGMTCGHCVGAVTDELTALPGVTGVSVELVPAGTSTVTITSDTPLDTDEVHAALHEAGDYHLATS; translated from the coding sequence ATGAGTACCACCACCGCCAGCTACCCCGTCACCGGGATGACCTGCGGTCACTGCGTCGGCGCGGTCACCGACGAACTCACCGCATTGCCCGGCGTCACCGGTGTGAGCGTGGAGCTGGTGCCCGCAGGCACCTCGACAGTCACCATCACCAGCGACACCCCGCTCGACACCGATGAGGTGCACGCCGCGCTGCACGAGGCCGGCGACTACCACCTGGCCACTTCCTAA
- the istB gene encoding IS21-like element helper ATPase IstB: MSILDPALRNALRTLKLTGMLDTLDARLAQTRDGTLGHLDFLQVLCEDEIARRESAALTRRIRRARFEEQSTFESFDFTANTKLPAAMLRDLAALRWLDAAESVILYGPVGVGKTHMAQALGHAVARRGGDVRFAKTSRVLSDLAGGHADRSWGQRIREYTKPLVLILDDFAMREHTAMHADDLYELISDRAVNGRPLILTSNRSPKDWYNLFPNPVVAESLLDRLINTSHQILMDGPSYRPRKRPGASAPVDNAKPTR; this comes from the coding sequence ATGAGCATCCTCGACCCCGCACTACGCAATGCGCTGCGCACCCTCAAACTCACCGGCATGCTCGACACCCTGGATGCCCGGCTGGCGCAGACCCGCGACGGCACCCTCGGGCACCTCGACTTCCTCCAGGTGCTCTGCGAAGACGAGATCGCCCGCAGAGAATCCGCCGCCCTCACCCGGCGCATCCGCCGAGCCCGCTTCGAGGAACAATCGACATTCGAATCCTTCGACTTCACCGCCAACACCAAGCTGCCCGCGGCGATGCTGCGCGACCTGGCCGCACTGCGGTGGCTCGACGCCGCCGAATCAGTGATCCTCTACGGACCCGTCGGAGTCGGGAAAACCCATATGGCACAAGCGCTTGGGCACGCAGTGGCCCGCCGCGGCGGCGACGTCCGATTCGCCAAGACCTCCCGGGTACTCTCCGACCTCGCCGGCGGTCACGCCGATCGCAGCTGGGGTCAACGCATCCGCGAATACACCAAACCGCTCGTGCTGATCCTCGACGACTTCGCCATGCGCGAACACACCGCGATGCACGCCGACGACCTCTACGAGTTGATCTCCGATCGCGCCGTCAACGGCCGCCCCCTCATCCTGACCTCCAACCGATCACCGAAGGACTGGTACAACCTGTTCCCCAACCCCGTCGTCGCCGAGTCGCTGCTCGACCGCCTGATCAACACCAGCCACCAGATCCTGATGGACGGACCCAGCTACCGACCCCGAAAAAGACCCGGCGCTAGCGCGCCGGTAGACAACGCCAAGCCCACCCGGTAG